The DNA segment TCACGACCTGGCGGAAAAGGCAAAGGATTGGAATCGGGACAAGACCGCATCCCAGACGTCTGAGGTATGATCATTTACGGGTACTCGGACTGAAAGAGCTCTTCGCAACCAAAACAAAGAAAGGGGGACAGCATGGTACGAATTCTCACTGCGGCGGTGTTGACATTGGTTGTTTGTCTACCCATGCAGGCCCAGGCCGACGAGGTCCTGGAGGCCATTGAACAGGCCGTGACCCTATATAAGCAGGGTGATTACACCGGAGCAGCCGGTAATTTGGATTACGCTTCTCAACTGGTTCGCCAGCAGAAAGGCGGTCAACTGGAAAGCTTCCTGCCCGAGGCTCTGTCTGGCTGGACCGCAGCGGATACGCAATCTTCAAGTATGGGGGCGATGTTCATGGGCGGCGTCTCGGCGGAACGGAGCTACCGCAAAGATGATGGAGACGGCAGAGTCAAGGTTGCAATCTTCACGGATTCGCCAATGTTGCAGCCTATGATGATGATGTTCAGCAACCCGATGATTGTCGCATCGTCCGGCGCCAAACTGGAAACGCACGCAGGGCAGCGAGCTATTGTCGATTATGTCCCTGGGGAAAACCGCGGAGAAATCCGTGTTGTGGTGGACAATAGTATCCTTGTCACGGTTGAGGGGCAGCATGTGGAGAAGGTGGATCTCGTTGCCTATCTGGAGGCGATAGATTTTCAGGCATTTTCAAATCTACAGTAGGTCCGGCTATTTTTTACCGAGACATGACGTATACCTTAAAAAGTAGTGTAGCATGCTGGCTATTCAGTGCATATTTGGAAGCAGGATGAATGCATTTTTTTTGATTTTTGTGGATAGATTGTGCTCCTTGCGCCCAACACGGCATGTAGTTTTTATGAGGCGGATTATGCTCTTTGCGTAGTCGAAGCCATAGACTTCAAGGCACTGGAATGCTTGCAACATCTTGCCAGCAGTGTTTGCGGGTTACTCCTTGCTTCCTCAGGGAGCAAGGCAGTGCATACCCCTTCCAGGGGTGGCCAAAATACTGGTCCTCTGGGCCAGGATTCTTTAATAAAGCATGGCTGGGATATATGGGTCGAAAGCAAGGCCGAAAAGGGCACGACGTTCAATTTTACCATTCTTGTTGGCACGATACCAAATTGATATCGACCTAAATTGAGCGATTCACATTTAGGCCATACTCACATGAAAACATACAGCTACAAAAAGGTTTTTCAGGTCGTGGTCGTCGCCATTCTGCTGCTTTCCGGAACGGTCGTGGGCTATTTCTGGATCAAACGCGAGCACCAGTATCAGCTCGAAACCCTGCAGCGCATCCACGAGGACCATGTCGCCCTGCGCAAGGCCGAAGTCCGGGCCATTGTCCGGCAACTGGTTGAAGAAATCGCCTTTCATCAGGCCGAAGTTGAGGATCGGCTGAAGCGGAATATTCTCGAAAAAGTCCGCGTGGCCATCGACATAGCCACGGCGATCCATGCCCGGGAAAGCGGGTCGCGTGACGAGGCCGAGGTCAAGCAACTGATCATCGACGCCTTGATGCAGCTGCGTTTTTTTAATGGCCGTGGCTACTATTGGATTCACGACACGGATCATATTCTCGTGGCCCACCCTTATCGTGAAGGGTCCATTGGTAGGGATGACACCAATATCGTGGACAGCCAGGGGCAATTGCTGATCCAGAGTTTCGTTTCCGCGGCTCTGTCCAATTCGCGGGGCGGGTTTGTCGACTACTACTGGAGCAAACCCGAGATCGACGAGCGCTACCACCGGGAACTGGGTCGGAAAAAGATCGCCTATCTTCAGTTGTTCGAGCCGTACAACTGGGTGTTCGGCGTGGGAGAATACGTGGAGGATGTCGAAGCCCAAACCCAGGAGGCCATGATCAGGCGCATTGCCGCCGTCCGCTTCGGCGAGGCGGGATACATCTTCAATCACGACCGGCACGGGGTATGCCTGAACCATGTCAACGAGGAGGTGGTCGGCCGGAACCGCTGGGAACTCCTGGACGCGTCCGGGATGAAACTGGTGCAGGAGTTGGATCGCGTCGGCCGGCAGCCCGGCGGCGGGTTCCTGGAATATGTGGCCACCATTGATCCGCGCACAGGCGAACCGGCCAAGAAGCTCAGCTTTGTCCGGTCCGTGGACGACTGGGGCTGGGTCATGGGAGCGGGCGTGTACATTGAGGATGTCGAAGCGCGGCTGGCCGAAGTTCAGGCGACCATGCACAAACGTCTGATCGTCAATATCCTCATCGCCGGAATCGCTCTCGGGGTTACGGCGATGTTGGTGCTGTTGGTCAGCCAACGCATGGCCGCCTGGTTCTCCCGGGAACTGAATCTGATCGTCTCCCGGAGCGAGAGCGGGGAGGATGCGCCGGTGGATCTGGACTCGCTGCGCATTGCCGAGTTGCGGGAGATCGGCGCGAAATCAAACATGGTTCTGGCCCAGAATACCAAGATCCAGGCCCAGTTGCTTCAGGCCCAGAAGATGGAGTCCGTGGGCATCCTGGCCGGGGGCGTGGCCCACGACTTCAACAATTTGCTCCATGTGATGCGCGGCAATATCGAGTTGCTGGCCAAGAACCTATCCATTGATCCCCAGGGATCGGCCCGGTTGAAATCCGTCACCACGTCCCTGGACCGGGCGGCCAGGCTGGTCCAGCAACTTCTGTTGTTCAGCCGGAAGGTCGAATCCGGCAAGGAGCCGGTCGATCTGAACCAGGAAGTTCGCGAGGTGGCCCAGATGCTGGAGCGGACCATTCCCAAGATGATCGCCTTGGAACTGCGCCTCGATCCGGCGGTTCGGACGATATCCGGCGACCCGGTGCAGGTGGAACAGGCCCTGCTCAACCTGGCCAACAATGCCGTGGACGCCATGGCCGGGGGCGGTCGGTTGCTCATCGAAACCAGCAATGTGGATCTGGATGTGCATTTCGTGAGCAGCCACCCCGGATCAACCGTGGGACGTCACGTGCTCCTGACCGTCACCGACACGGGATGCGGCATGGACGAGGCAACGCTTAAGCAGGCTTTCGACCCCTTTTTCACCACCAAGGAAGTGGGCCAGGGCACTGGCCTGGGGCTGGCCTCGGTCTA comes from the Desulfonatronum sp. SC1 genome and includes:
- a CDS encoding cache domain-containing protein; the encoded protein is MKTYSYKKVFQVVVVAILLLSGTVVGYFWIKREHQYQLETLQRIHEDHVALRKAEVRAIVRQLVEEIAFHQAEVEDRLKRNILEKVRVAIDIATAIHARESGSRDEAEVKQLIIDALMQLRFFNGRGYYWIHDTDHILVAHPYREGSIGRDDTNIVDSQGQLLIQSFVSAALSNSRGGFVDYYWSKPEIDERYHRELGRKKIAYLQLFEPYNWVFGVGEYVEDVEAQTQEAMIRRIAAVRFGEAGYIFNHDRHGVCLNHVNEEVVGRNRWELLDASGMKLVQELDRVGRQPGGGFLEYVATIDPRTGEPAKKLSFVRSVDDWGWVMGAGVYIEDVEARLAEVQATMHKRLIVNILIAGIALGVTAMLVLLVSQRMAAWFSRELNLIVSRSESGEDAPVDLDSLRIAELREIGAKSNMVLAQNTKIQAQLLQAQKMESVGILAGGVAHDFNNLLHVMRGNIELLAKNLSIDPQGSARLKSVTTSLDRAARLVQQLLLFSRKVESGKEPVDLNQEVREVAQMLERTIPKMIALELRLDPAVRTISGDPVQVEQALLNLANNAVDAMAGGGRLLIETSNVDLDVHFVSSHPGSTVGRHVLLTVTDTGCGMDEATLKQAFDPFFTTKEVGQGTGLGLASVYGIVKSHGGYIHCYSEPGQGTTFRIYLPAADPFEAEPDELHQPEAAIKAKMDGDKDVRTILVVDDEPTIRELTKEALEGFGYVVLHAANGEEALDIYQEHGQAIGLVLLDLNMPGMGGHKCLQELLRLDPTVRVLIASGYSANGQARESLNSGAAGFIGKPYQLKELEAVVREALGEAEPRAQQP